The proteins below come from a single Streptomyces sp. B3I8 genomic window:
- a CDS encoding RimK family alpha-L-glutamate ligase, whose amino-acid sequence MRLCFLVEEQYRRDGMPVEVIRQLTSWGHQVDVVLPGSSLLRVSGDLWAGTHDAWVLKTVSGGPGLTLLEAAASLGMTTVNDARSIRGVRDKALAAALGRSHGLPLPPTYAAARPELLAEIPESEYPLVVKPADGSSGRAVHLVPSPARLAELVPVLAGESMLIAQPYVPNSGMDLKVYAVGGELYATERRSPLHPDHAVRERGVPLPAEVAAVVARAGAVYGLDLYGVDVLLGPDGPVIVDINDFPSFRRVPDATARVARAVLELARTGSRAADAAERSFAHPSEWPDPPVEPPPMPRPRSAQVPAAAREHI is encoded by the coding sequence ATGAGGCTCTGCTTCCTGGTGGAGGAGCAATACCGCCGCGACGGGATGCCGGTCGAGGTGATCCGGCAACTGACCTCCTGGGGGCACCAGGTGGACGTGGTGCTGCCCGGCAGTTCCCTGCTGCGGGTGTCCGGGGACCTGTGGGCCGGCACCCATGACGCCTGGGTCCTCAAGACCGTCTCCGGCGGCCCCGGGCTCACCCTGCTGGAGGCCGCCGCCTCGCTCGGCATGACGACCGTCAACGACGCCCGGTCGATACGGGGCGTGCGGGACAAGGCGCTCGCCGCGGCCCTCGGGCGCAGCCACGGGCTGCCGCTCCCGCCGACCTACGCGGCGGCCCGGCCCGAACTGCTGGCGGAGATACCGGAGTCGGAGTACCCGCTCGTCGTCAAGCCCGCCGACGGCAGCTCGGGGCGTGCGGTGCATCTGGTCCCGTCGCCCGCCCGGCTGGCCGAACTGGTCCCCGTGCTGGCGGGCGAGAGCATGCTCATCGCCCAGCCCTACGTCCCCAACTCGGGCATGGACCTCAAGGTGTACGCCGTCGGCGGCGAGCTGTACGCCACCGAGCGCCGCTCGCCGCTCCACCCGGACCACGCGGTACGCGAACGCGGGGTGCCGCTGCCCGCGGAGGTCGCCGCGGTGGTCGCCCGGGCGGGGGCGGTCTACGGACTGGACCTGTACGGCGTCGACGTCCTGCTCGGCCCCGACGGTCCCGTGATCGTCGACATCAACGACTTCCCCAGCTTCCGCCGGGTCCCGGACGCGACCGCGCGGGTGGCCCGCGCGGTGCTCGAACTGGCCCGTACCGGAAGTCGGGCCGCCGATGCAGCGGAACGATCCTTCGCACACCCGTCCGAGTGGCCCGACCCGCCCGTCGAGCCGCCGCCGATGCCCCGCCCCCGCTCCGCGCAGGTCCCCGCCGCCGCGCGCGAACACATCTGA